Within Pseudomonas brassicacearum, the genomic segment AAACGTCCACGGTGTGACCGAGGAAACCACCACTGGCGTGCACCGTCTGCTGGACATGCTGGCCAAGGGCGAACTGAAGATCCCGGCCATCAACGTCAACGACTCGGTGACCAAGAGCAAGAACGACAACAAGTACGGCTGCCGTCACAGCCTCAACGACGCCATCAAGCGCGGCACCGACCACCTGCTGTCGGGCAAGCAGGCGCTGGTGATCGGCTACGGTGACGTGGGCAAGGGTTCGGCCCAGTCCCTGCGTCAGGAAGGCATGATCGTCAAGGTGTCCGAAGTCGATCCGATCTGCGCCATGCAGGCCTGCATGGACGGTTTCGAGTTGGTTTCGCCGTTCATCGACGGGATCAACGACGGCACCGGAGCCAGCATCGACAAGGCCCTGCTGGGCAAGATCGACCTGATCGTGACCACCACCGGCAACGTCAACGTCTGCGATGCCAACATGCTCAAGGCCCTGAAGAAGCGCGCCGTGGTCTGCAACATCGGTCACTTCGACAATGAAATCGACACCGCTTTCATGCGCAAGAACTGGGCATGGGAAGAAGTGAAGCCGCAGGTTCACAAGGTGCACCGCACCGGCACCGGCAGCTTCGACCCACAGAACGACGACTACCTGATCCTGCTGGCTGAAGGCCGCCTGGTTAACCTGGGCAACGCCACCGGCCACCCAAGCCGCATCATGGACGGCTCGTTCGCCAACCAGGTCCTGGCCCAGATCTTCCTGTTCGGCCAGAAATACGCCGACCTGTCGCCGGCCCAGAAAGCCGAGCGCCTGACCGTGGAAGTGCTGCCCAAGAAACTCGACGAAGAAGTGGCCCTGGAAATGGTCCGCGGTTTCGGCGGCGTGGTCACCAAACTGACCAAGCAACAGGCTGACTACATCGGCGTGACCGTCGAAGGCCCGTTCAAGCCGCACGCTTACCGCTACTGATCGGCTCTATTGCCTGCTCTCCCTGTGGGAGCGGGCCTGTGGGAGCAAAGCTTGCTCGCGATGCAGACACCTCGATCCAGCTATCGGAGCGAGGCGAAGCCAATCGCGAGCAGGCTCGCTCCTACATGAACCCGCTCCCACAAGGGCTATGCAAGCCTCTCCGGCCTACGCGTTTCCAAGGATATGACCATGTCCCAAGACCGTCGCTACAGCTTCGAGTTCTTCCCGACGAAGACCGATGCTGGGCATGAAAAACTGATCGCCACTGCCCGCCAGTTGGCCAGCTACAACCCCGACTTTTTCTCCTGCACCTATGGCGCCGGCGGTTCGACCCGTGACCGCACCCTGAACACCGTGCTGCAGCTCGAAAGCGAAGTCAAAGTCCCGGCCGCACCCCACCTGTCTTGCGTGGGCGACAGCAAGGACGACCTGCGCAGCCTGCTGACCCAGTACAAGGCCGCTGGCATCAAGCGCATCGTTGCCCTGCGCGGCGACCTGCCATCAGGCATGGGCATGGCCAGCGGCGAACTGCGCCACGCCAACGAACTGGTGAGCTTCATTCGTGAAGAAACCGGCGAGCATTTCCACATCGAAGTGGCTGCGTATCCAGAAATGCACCCCCAGGCACGCAACTTCGAAGACGATCTGCGCAACTTCGTACGCAAGGCCAACGCTGGCGCCAATAGCGCGATCACCCAGTACTTCTTCAACGCCGACAGTTACTTCTATTTCGTCGAGCGCATACGCAAGCTGGGCGTCGACATTCCTGTCGTGCCAGGCATCATGCCTATCACCAACTACAGCAAGCTGGCGCGCTTCTCCGACGCATGCGGTGCAGAAATCCCACGCTGGATCCGCAAGCAGCTGGAGGCCTACGGCGACGACTCCTCCAGCATCCAAAGCTTTGGCGAGGAAGTCATCACGCAAATGTGTGAGCGCTTGTTACAAGGTGGTGCACCGGGGCTGCATTTCTATACCCTTAACCAGGCCGAGCCCAGCCTCGCGGTATGGAACAACCTCAAGCTGCCGCGCTGAATGACTTGATGCGGTGGTACAAAGAGGCCTTGGCGAAAACCAAGGCCTTTTTTTTAAGCAAAGATATCCGGAGGATTGCAGTAGATGCCTAATGGTCACAGGTTAACGACCCCACAACTCATTTACCTGGTCTACGGGGCCGAAACCTATCACCAGGAAGCGTTGTTCAGCATCGCCAGCGCGTTGGCAGGCCTACGCAAGACGCCGGACGATGCATTGGATATCCAGGTGTTCACCGACAATCCCGTGCCGTATGAAGGATTGCCGGTGCGTGTGCGCCCGTTGGACAACGAGACCCGCAAGGCCTGGATCGAACCCCACGGTTATCACTTCCGTGCCAAGCATGTGGTGATGCAGAAAGTCCTTGAAGAAGCCGAAGTGGCGTTGCTGATCGACACCGACACTTTTTTCCATTGCTCACCGCTCGAACTGTTTCGCCGCGTCCAGCCTGGCACATTGCTGTGCAATGCCTTCGGCCTGACCTATGGCGCCAACAAGGACGCCGGGCTTTACCTGACACTGGCCGACGCACTGCGCCAACGGCAGTTGGCAGACGATGACATGCCCTTGTTGAACTCGGGGGTCATCGGCCTCAACTGCGTCGATGCCTCAGTCCTGGATCGCTCGATCGCCCTGATGGATGAGCTGTATCCATTGGCACAGGGCGCCTACACATTGGAAGAGTTCTGCCTTTCGGTGGCGGCCTATCGCTCGGTGCAGGTGCGCGAATGTCCGGACCTGATCCATCATTACTGGAGCCGCAAGCAACTATTTCGCGCCAAGATCAAAGCCTGGCTCGACAAACACCGAGCCGCACCGGTTTGCCAACTGGCCTTGGATGAAACCGGGCAAGTCACCGCCATCCTGCCCCGCCCACCGACCTTTCAGCGCCTGACCTACAAGTTCATCACCCTGGCGCTGCCCAGCCATAAACGCCAGTTCATGCGCGAGATCCTCTACGGCTGCTACCGCCACACCAACCAGTTCGATCAAGCCTGCGCCCCGGTCTGGTGGGAAAAGGCCTTGGAGAACGTCGAAGACCGCCGGAAGAAACCATTGCAAGACCATGAGCTCAAACGCTGGCTCAATCATCCACTGATTCGCCTGGTACTGGGTGAGCGCCGCGAAGCCATCTACGAGCACCTGATGCAGGCCACCAGGGCGCAGTCCAGAGGGCTCTAGCTATTTGATGAGCTCTCGTCGTAACCTCAGGCCATGCCCGTCATTGTCCAGCTGCTGACCGCCCTTCTTCTCTTGTGCCTGAGCATGGTTGCCCGGGCCGAGAAGTTGCGCATTGTCACTGAACCCTGGGCCCCATATGTCTACGAAGAAAACGGCACGATGCTGGGCCTGGACTACGAAACCACGGCCATCGTGTTCAAACGCCTGGGCATCGACGTGGAATGGCACTTCCTGCCGTGGAAGCGCTGCCTGGTGATGCTGGAGCAGGGGTTGGCGGATGGTGCGCTGGACATCTTCCACAGCGACGAGCGCGATACCATGCTGCTTTACCCCAGCGAACCGCTGTCGGACGTGGAGTTCGTGATGTTCTACGCCAATGCCCGGCCCCATCCGTTTCGCACGTTCGATGACCTGGCCGGCCTGACCGTCGGCACCTCGCCCGGTTACCTCTACAGCCAGGCCTTCAGTGAGTCGACCCTGTTCACCCGGGAAACGGCGCCAACCCACGAAGCCAATTTCGGCAAGTTGCAGCTGGGACGGATCGACCTGCTCATCACCGACCGCAGGGTGGGCCGACATGTGCTCGAACAAATGCAGTTGGGCGACCAGATCACCGAAAACCCGACGGTCGTGAGCCGTCAAAGCCAATACCTGGCGGTACGACGCAGCGCCGGGATGGATTTGCTGGTGCAACGCTTCGGTGCCGAACTCAAGCGCTTCAAGCGTGAACCGGCCTATGCCGAACTGAGCGCCCGTTACGGCGCCGGACCGATGGCCAAGGCCACCTCGCCCGGCCAGGCTCAACGTTGAAATAAACCGTTGAGCAGCAGGAAAGCGGCGCACGGCGTTTGCTCTGTTATACTCCGGCCTTCCCGCCAGGCTCACGCCCGGACGCCCGGCCTTGCAAAAGGCATCCCGACACCGCTACAGCGCCGCCTACGGCCCGCGCGAGCCTTGTCCGGACCCGCCTTCGAGGCCCGGCAGGACCGGACGGGATGACGTCTTTTTATTGAACGTCATTCGCGCCAGGCAAGACTATCCCATTGGGCCAGGCCCTCACTAAAACAGGATTACTCATGTCCTTTGCTTCCCTCGGTCTCTCCGAGGCTTTAGTCGGCGCCATCGAAGCCGCCGGCTATACCCAGCCTACCCCGGTGCAACAGCGGGCCATTCCCGCCGTGTTGCAAGGTCGCGACCTGATGGTCGCGGCGCAGACAGGTACTGGTAAAACCGGCGGTTTCGCCCTTCCGATCCTGGAGCGGTTGTTCCCCAACGGTCACCCAGACAAATCCCAGCGTCATGGCCCGCGCCAACCGCGCGTACTGGTCCTGACCCCAACCCGCGAACTGGCGGCCCAGGTACACGAGAGCTTCAAGGTCTACGCTCGCGACCTGAAGTTCGTCAGCGCCTGTATTTTTGGCGGCGTGGGCATGAATCCCCAGGTCCAGGCCATGTCCCGTGGCGTCGATGTACTGGTCGCCTGCCCCGGTCGCCTGCTGGACCTGGCCGGCCAGGGCAGCGTCGACTTGTCCCACGTGGAAATCCTCGTGCTGGACGAAGCCGACCGCATGCTCGACATGGGCTTTGTCCATGACGTGAAGAAAGTCCTCGCCCGCCTGCCCGCCAAGCGCCAGAACCTGCTGTTTTCGGCGACGTTCTCCAAGGACATCACCGACCTGGCTGGCAAGCTGCTGCACAACCCGGAGCGCATCGAAGTCACGCCACCGAACACCACGGTCGAGCGCATCGAGCAACGCGTCTTCCGCCTGCCGGCCAGCCACAAGCGTGCCCTGCTGGCGCACCTGATTACCGCCGGCGCCTGGGAACAGGTCCTGGTGTTCACCCGCACCAAGCACGGCGCCAACCGCCTGGCCGAGTACCTGGACAAGCACGGCCTGCCGGCTGTGGCGATCCACGGTAACAAGAGCCAGAACGCCCGCACCAAGGCCCTCGCCGACTTCAAGGCTGGCGAAGTGCGCATCCTGGTGGCCACCGACATCGCGGCCCGTGGCCTGGATATCGACCAGTTGCCTCACGTGGTCAACTTCGAGCTGCCAAACGTCGATGAAGATTACGTGCACCGTATCGGCCGTACCGGCCGGGCCGGTCGTTCGGGCGAAGCGATCTCGCTGGTCGCGCCGGACGAAGAAAAGCTGCTCAAAAGCATCGAGCGCATGACCAAGCAAAAAATTGCCGACGGCGACCTGATGGGCTTCGATGCCAGCACCATCGAGGCCGAGAAGCCTGAAGTGCGCGAACGTCCGGACGTGCGCAATCCGCGCAATGCCCGTGGCCCGCGCGGCGACGGTCCGAACGGCGGCGGTGGTGGCGGCGGCCGCAAAGACAAAGGCAAGGACAAGGGCAAGGAAAAATCGGCCAGCAACAGCAATGGCCGCGGCGAACGCCCAGCCCGCGAGCAGAAGCCCCGCGAAGGCACGCCAGCCCGTGAACAGCAGCGTCCAGCCCCCCGCGCAGCAGCCGATCGTGCCCCGGACGAGTTCCTGGACGACGATATCGATAACTTCGGTAACCGCGTCGACTACGTGCCACAGCAGAAACCGGCCCAGGGTCGCGGTCGCCGTCCAGGTGCCCCGGCACAAGGCGCTGGTGCAGGTGCACCGCGTAGCGGCCAGCCACAAGGTCGCCAGAACGGTCCACGCAACAGCAATGGCTCGTCCACCGGCACGCCACCGGCCAAGCGCAGCGGCCCACGCAACGGTGCCCCGCGTGACGGCCAGGCCCGTCGCGACGACACCCGCCCGCGCCGTCCGGCCCGTGACGACCAGCCTCGTCAGGAACCCGCCGTGCAGAACCCGCGCAGCAACCAGCCGAAGATCATGCACAAGGAATCGAAAGCCGATCGCTTCCCGACGCCTGAACAGCTGGATCAACTGCCAAGCCGTCCACGGGGCGAAAAACCAGCGCTGCTGACCCGCAATCGCTGAGTTTTTCCAAGCCGTACAAAATGCCCCAGGTCTCGCGACCTGGGGCATTTTTTTGGCCCAACACAATTCCAAATGTGGGAGCGAGCTTGCTCGCGATAGCGGTATATCAGTCAACATCGAAGTCGGCTGGCATGACGCCATCGCGAGCAAGCTCGCCCCCACAGGGTTCTGTGTATTACCCGAATCCGCGTAATAAAAAACGCCCCTGATCGCAAGACCAGGGGCGTTTTTTGTCAGGCGCGAAGGTTACTTCGCTTTGACACCTTCAAACGAGATGTACAGCTCAACGGCGTCGGATTGCGGACCCAGGTCCATCATCTTGCCGAAGTCGGAACGCTTGATGCTGGTGGTGCCCTCGAAGCCAGCACGGTAGCCGCCCCACGGATCCTTGCCTTCGCCCAGGAACGTGGCCTTGACCACGATTGGCTTGGTCACGCCGTGCAGTGTCAGGTCACCCATCACATCTGCAGTGTCTTTACCATCAGCGTTCTTGCCGGTGGGCTTGACGCTGGTGGACACGAACTTGGCATCGGCGAACTTGCCTACGTCCAGGAAGTCCTTGCTGGCGATGTGCTTGTCGCGTTCGGCGTGGTTGGTGAACACGCTGGCGGTACGTACGTTGAACTCGATCTTGCTGGCTTCAGGCTTGGCGGCGTCAAAGCTGAACTTGCCGTCGATGTCCTTGAAGGTACCGGTAATGTAGCTATAGCCCAGGTGGCTGATCTTGAAGTCGACAAAGGCGTGCTGGCCTTCCTTGTCGACGACGTAGTCAGCAGCCATGGCCTGGCCGGCCGACAGCAGGGCAGAACCGATTGCCAGGGCGGCGAGCGTCTTTTTCAACATGCTTTCTATTCCTTTGGAGTCGAGGTTGAACATCAGGCTTGGCGTCCCAGCATTCGCTTGAGGGTCGCGTCACGGTCGATAAAGTGGTGTTTCAATGCTGCCAAGGCATGAAGGCCGGAGAAAATGACCAACGCCCACGCCAAGTAGAGGTGAATCTGGCCGGCGACGTCTGCCTGATCGGGCAGTCCGGACACCAGCGCAGGAACTTCAAACAGACCGAACACCGGGATCCCCACACCGTCTGCGGTGGAAATCAGGTAACCGGCAATCATCACGGCGAACAACCCGAGATACAGTGCACTATGGCCGAGCTTGGCGCTGGCGCGGGTCAGGCGGCCATAGGTTGGCAGGGTCGGCGGCGGCGGGCTGACAACGCGCCAGATCACCCGCAGCAACATGGCCGCCAGCAGCACCAGGCCGATGCTCTTGTGCAGGTCCGGTGCGTCTTTGCGCCAGGCGCTGTAGTAATCCAGGCCGACCATCCACAGGCCCAACGCGAACAGCCCGTACACCGCCAGAGCAACGCCCCAGTGCAAAGCGATACTGACCCAGCCATAGCGAGAAGAAGAGTTGCGTAGCTGCATTGCTCATTTCCTGTAAAAACTGCGACCAAGACTAGCGAGTTATCTATCGATTTAAAGCGGAAAATTTCGCTTTGAAATATCGAGAAATACGATCATCAGTCTGGGATGAGTGGGTTAAGGAAAGATTAAAGGCAAGACGATGCGTGATAACGGGACGGACCTCATCGCGAGGAAGCTCACTCCTGCGCTGGCCTTGTGGGAACTAACTCGCTCGCGACAGCGGTTTCACAGGCAAAAAAAAGCGCAGCTGACACGCCACGCTTTTTTTTCTGACACCGAGCCTTACTGAGCCTTGGTCTCAGTCGCCGCCGGTGTTGTCGCTGCCGGCTTGGCCGCCGGTTTTTTCGCCGGTGTGGCTTTCTTCACTGGCGCTTTTTTAGCCGGAGCCTTGGCGGCTGGTTTTTTCGCCGTCGGTTTGGCCGCTGCTTTCTTGGCTGGCTCAACCTTCGCTGGAGCAGGTGCAGGTGGTTCCACCGGGGCCGGCGCAGGAGCGGGTGCAGGTACCGGGGCAGGCGCTACCGGCTCCGGTGCCTTGACCGGCTCTGGCTTCTTGTCGTCATCCGAGCCACCAAACAGGTTAGTGAAGAAGTTGCCCTTCTTCGCCGCCACCGCACCGGCCGCTGCCGCTGCCACTGGCGCGACCTTGGCCGGTTCGAACGACTTGCCCGCCGCCAGGTCTTCAACCTGGCTGGCGGCCCGTTGACCGCTGCGCAGCGCGCCTTCCAGGGTGCCCGGATACAGGGTGTCGGTGTGTTCACCGGCAAAGGCTACGCGCTGCAATGGCCTTTCCCAGAGGCGCCAGTACTTGCTGATCTGGCCCGGGCCAAAGGCCAGGTACGCACCGCCCATGGACGGGTCGGTGCTGTAGCGGCGGATTTCATAGCCGGTGAACGCGCCACGGGCCTGTGGATAAAACGCGTGCAGGCGGATCAGTACCTGATCGACCATCTGCTTGTCGCCGAACGCCTGCATCACCCGGGCGTTGTCGCCGGACAGGTTGATGACCACGTTGGCACCGCCCTTCATGGCCGGTTCGATCCACATCATGCCCAGGCCGGCGTTGCTGTAGATCTCACCTGACATGCGCGCCTTGCTGTCCCAGACCGGGGTCTTGAACTTGAGCATGATCTGGTCGCGCCAGCCGTAGTTGGTGCCCTTGATGGCGCCTTGATGCTGGGCGTCCAGGGCCGGGGTCAACTGGATCTTGTTCAGCGCCCGCAACGGCACTGCCAGCACCACGTAATCCGCCTGGTAGCCAACGGCGCCAACCTTTACGGTTACCCCGTCCTTGTCCTGGGAGATGGCCGACACGGGCGAACTGGTCTTGATGGTTTTCAGTTGCTTGACGAACGCCTGGGCCAGGACCGGGCTGCCGCCGAGCAGGCGCGAGGCCCGCCGGTCACGGTCGGAGACGCCGCGATAGACGCGGTTCTGCTGGGCGAAATACAGCAGCGACAGGCGCGAAGGTTCGTCATACCGAGTGCGAATTTCCTGGTTCACCAACTGCCGCGCCGTGGCCGGCAATTGCAGGCGGTCGAGCCAATTGGACACGGTGATCTGGTCCAGCGCGTGCAGCGTATTGTTGGCCGCCGGGTTCTGCGGGTCTTCGATGGAGCGCGCCAGGTCGTCCAGGGTGGTTTCGTAGCGCTTGAGGGCTTCGGCGGTGGCCGGCTGTTTGGTCGCCAGGTCCGCGGCGGTGAAGTAGGTGCCGTCGATCAGATAGCTGGGGGTGCGCACGAATTCCGGGGCCGGCGTGGTGCTCAGCTTGAAGGTGGAGATGTACTTGTTCAGCACTGGCTGGGTCTTCTCGTTGCCGATCCACTCGCTGGTGGCCATGCCCGAACGGCCGCCCAGGCTCGGCTTGGCTTCCAGCAGCGTCACGGCCCAGCCTTTGTTCTGCAGCTCATAGGCCGCCGTGAGCCCCGCCAGGCCGCCGCCGATGACGATGGCCGTCGGTTGTTTGTCCTTGGCCAGCGCCGAAACGCTGAACAGCCCTATCATCACCAGCGCACAGGCGCGTAGCCAACCAGCAGACATTCAACGAACTCCGGATTAAAACTTGGGAAACTTCAGCTTTCGAGCCAGTCGGCTCAGGGAACGGCGAAGAATACGTCAGCCATCAAAACGCCGCCAGCGACGTCTATCGCCTCGTTCAAAGTAGTGGGAATGACACAATGGGTTGTCCGCGGGGCCGCCATTGCATAGGCTTGCGCGATTGTTTTGCCCGCGCCCGCCGCGAGCCGCCTCGAGGAGACTGTAAATGGGCCTGAATAACCAGTGGATGCAACGCGACCTGGCGGTGCTGTGGCATCCCTGCACCCAGATGAAAGACCACGAACAGCTGCCGCTGATCCCCATCAAGCGCGGTGAAGGCGTGTGGCTGGAAGATTTCGAAGGCAAGCGTTATCTCGATGCCGTCAGCTCCTGGTGGGTCAACGTGTTCGGCCACGCCAACCCGCGCATCAACCAGCGCATCAAGGACCAGGTCGATCAGTTGGAGCATGTGATTCTCGCCGGCTTCAGCCATCAGCCGGTGATCGAGTTATCCGAGCGCCTGGTGAAGATGACACCCGAAGGCCTGACCCGGTGCTTCTACGCCGATAACGGCTCGTCCTGCATCGAAGTAGCGATGAAGATGAGCTTTCACTACTGGATCAATCGCGGCCGGCCGGATAAAAAACGCTTCGTCACCCTGAGTAACAGTTACCACGGCGAAACCATCGCGGCGATGTCGGTGGGCGATGTGCCGTTGTTCACTGAAACCTACAAGGCGTTGCTGCTGGACACGATCAAGGTGCCGAGCCCCGACTGCTACCACCGCCCTGAAGGCATGGGCTGGGAAGAACATTCGCGCAATATGTTCGCGGCCATGGAACAGACCCTGGCCGAGCACCACGACACGGTGGCGGCAGTGATCGTCGAACCGCTGATCCAGGGCGCCGGCGGCATGCGCATGTACCACCCGGTATACCTGAAGTTGCTGCGCGAAGCCTGCGACCGCTATGGCGTGCACCTGATCCACGACGAAATAGCCGTCGGCTTCGGCCGTACCGGGACAATGTTCGCCTGTGAGCAGGCCGGCATCACGCCGGATTTCCTTTGCCTGTCCAAGGCCCTGACCGGCGGTTACTTGCCGCTGGCGGCATGCGTGACCACCGACGAGGTCTACAGCGCGTTCTACGATGACTACCCGACCCTGCGCGCCTTCCTGCATTCCCACAGCTACACCGGCAACCCGCTGGCCTGTGCGGCGGCCCTGGCGACGCTGGATATCTTCGAAGAAGACAACGTCATCGAAAACAACCAGGCCCTGGCCCTGCGCATGGCGAGCGCCACCGCGCACCTGGCCGACCACCCGAACGTCGCCGAGGTGCGCCAGACCGGCATGGTGCTGGCCATCGAGATGGTCAAGGACAAGGCCAGCAAAACCGCTTATCCGTGGCAAGAACGGCGCGGCCTGAGCGTGTTCCAGCACGCCTTGGAGCGTGGTGCCTTGCTGCGACCGCTGGGCAGCGTGGTGTATTTCCTGCCGCCGTATGTCATCACCCCGCAGCAGATCGATTTCCTCGCCGAAGTGGCCAGCGAAGGCATCGACATCGCCACCCGGGACAAGGTCAGCGTGGCGGTGCCGAAGGACTTTCACCCGGGTTATCGCGACCCGGGCTGACACTGCGATGCACTGTTGGAACACTATTGTGGCGAGGGGATTCAGCGAAACGTCGCACCGAACCGCTGGGCTTGTAGGAGCTGGCGAAGCCTGCGATCTTTTGATCTTTTGATCTTTTGATCTTTTGATCTTTCGCTTGAGATTCAATTGTCTGGGGAAAGATCGCAGCCTCGTTGCACTCGACAGCTCCTACACCGCTCCTACACCGCTCCTACATAGCTCCTACATAGCTCCTACATAGCTCCTACATAGCTCCTACACAGCTCTACACATTTAACTTTTCCAGAGATTCAGTATGAGACTGTCCCGCTTCTTCATCGATGCGCCCCTGAGCCTCGGCGACCACGAACTGCCTGAAGCCCAGGCCCACTACATCGGCCGTGTGCTGCGCATGGCCGAGGGCGATGCCGTGCAGGTGTTCGATGGCTCGGGCCAGGAGTTTCGCGGCACCCTGGCCGAGGTCGGCAAGAAACGCGTGCGGGTGCAATTGGACGAGCAGTTCGCCGGACAGCCTGAATCGCCGCTGCGCATTCACCTCGGCCAAGGCCTGTCCCGAGGCGAGCGCATGGATTGGGCGATCCAGAAAGCCACGGAGCTGGGGGTCGGCGAGATCACGCCGATCTTCAGCGAACGCTGCGAAGTGCGCCTCAAGGACGAACGCGCCGACAAACGCCTGCTGCACTGGCGTCAGGTGGCAATCAGCGCCTGCGAGCAGTGCGGGCGCTCGAGCGTGCCGATCATCCACCCGCCCCTGCTGCTGGCTGACTGGCTGAAGCAGACCGAGGCCGAGCTCAAACTGGTGCTGCATCCGGTGGCCGAGCCCCTGGTCAGCCATGACAAACCGTCGACGCTGGCGTTCCTGATTGGTCCTGAAGGCGGTTTGTCGGACGCCGAAGTCGAACAGGCCAAGACCGCCGGCTACCACGCCGCCCGCCTCGGCCCTCGCGTGCTGCGCACCGAAACCGCGCCGGTGGTGGCGCTGGCGGTGGCGCAGCAGCTGTGGGGGGATTTCTAGAGTCAAATGTTGAACCCATGGCGCTAGAGCACGTAGAACAGAATCGCCACGAAGTGCAGCAAACTGCCGGCGATGACAAACAGGTGCCAGATGCCATGGGCGTGGCGTAGCCGATGGTCGAGGGCGAAGAAGATAATGCCCACGGTGTACAACACGCCGCCCGAGGCCAGCCAGGCAAACCCGGCGCTGCCCAGGGCCGCCAGCAGCGGCTTGACCGCCACCAACACGATCCAGCCCATCACCGCGTAGATGACGATCGACAGGATCCGCGCTTCGGAACGCGGCTTGATCTCCTGCAGTATCCCGATCAGCGCCAGCCCCCAGACGATTCCGAACAAGGTCCAGCCCCACGGCCCGCGCAGGGTCACCAGGCAAAACGGGGTGTAGCTGCCGGCGATCAACAGGTAGATCGAAAAGTGATCGACCTTCTGCATGATGGCTTTTTTGCGCCCGCGCACGCTGTGGTAAACCGTCGAAGCGCTGTACAGCACCAGCAAGGTGAACCCGTAGATTGCCACGCTGACGATCTTCCACGGATCGCCCGCCATACCGGCAATCACCAGCAACCACACCGCCCCGATAAAAGCCGCCACCGCCCCGACCAAGTGCGTCCAGGCGTTGAGTCGTTCCCCGTGATACATCCAGTCCCACCTCACATTCCAGAACAGAGGCCAAGGCTCAGGCCTGGCGCGCCAAAGTGCAATGCTTTGCTTCAAGCCAGCCAAGTACGAACCTGTGGCAAAAGACTTATCTGTGGCGAGGGAGCTTGCTCCCGCTTGAGTGCGCAGCGCTCACAAGATTCTTGGGGCGGCTTCGCCACCCAGCGGGAGCAAGCTCCCTCGCCACAACAGCTTCCAAGCGACATAAATCGCGTCGCTGGGAAGACATGGGGCACAATCGGCCAATACGAATAAGAGTCCGCCCCATGCTGATCGACGAAGAATTGACCCTGAAGAAACTCGAGGTGTTCCTGGCCTTCATGCGCACTGGCAACCTGGCGCGGGCGGCCGCCGAGTTGCAGACCAGCAACGTCAGCGTGCACCGGGCCATTCACTCGCTGGAGAGTGCCCTGCGTTGCCCGTTGTTCAAGCACGAAGGCCGCAACCTCACGCCGTTGGAAAGCGCTTATGTGCTGGAAGAGCGGGCGCAGAGGCTGATCCAGGACGTGGTCGAAAGCGTACGCCTGACCCGCGAAGCCGCCGGTTTCTCCGCCGAACGCTTCAAGCTCGGCTCGCTGTATTCATTGACGGTCAAGACCGTGCCGCAACTGATCATGGGCCTGAAGATCCGCCGCAGCGAACTCAATATCGACCTGATCCTGGGTTCGAACATCGACCTGCTGTACAAGCTCAAGAACATGGAGGTAGACGCGATCCTGATCTCCCTGGACGACAGCGTGAACGACCCGGACTGCGAGCATATCGAGCTGTTTTGCGACGACATCTTCCTCGCCACACCGGCCGATTCTCCCTTTGCCCAACGCACTGAGGTCGATCTGGCCGAGGTGCGCGACGAGACGTTCATTACCCTGACCCAGGGGTTTGCCACGCACCAGGACGGTATCCGGGTGTTCAAGCAGGCGGGGTTCGAACCTAAGGTGGCGATGCAGGTCAACGACATCTTCACCCTGCTGAGCATGGTCAGTTCCGGGGTGGGCTATGCGTTGCTGCCAGGACGAATTGCGGCGGTGTATGAAAACCGGGTGAAACTGATCCCA encodes:
- a CDS encoding LysR substrate-binding domain-containing protein, whose protein sequence is MLIDEELTLKKLEVFLAFMRTGNLARAAAELQTSNVSVHRAIHSLESALRCPLFKHEGRNLTPLESAYVLEERAQRLIQDVVESVRLTREAAGFSAERFKLGSLYSLTVKTVPQLIMGLKIRRSELNIDLILGSNIDLLYKLKNMEVDAILISLDDSVNDPDCEHIELFCDDIFLATPADSPFAQRTEVDLAEVRDETFITLTQGFATHQDGIRVFKQAGFEPKVAMQVNDIFTLLSMVSSGVGYALLPGRIAAVYENRVKLIPLQEKYRLQQRIGVVFLKAKERDPNLLALLAECRMYANRQA